Proteins found in one Promicromonospora sukumoe genomic segment:
- a CDS encoding PadR family transcriptional regulator encodes MTVGHALLGLLEGGPAHGYDLKRSYDERFGHDRPLHYGQVYSTLARLLKNGLVEVEAEPGAGPERKRYAITEAGVSDVAAWLAQPEKPEPYLQSTLYTKVVLALLTGHDADDLLDTQRAEHLRLMRDLTRRRDSGDLADQLICDHALFHLEADLRWLEVTAARVNQLAAHVRA; translated from the coding sequence ATGACCGTTGGACACGCACTGCTGGGGCTGCTCGAGGGCGGGCCCGCGCACGGCTACGACCTCAAGCGCTCCTACGACGAACGGTTCGGGCACGACCGGCCCCTGCACTACGGCCAGGTCTACTCGACGCTCGCGAGGCTGCTGAAGAACGGCCTCGTCGAGGTCGAGGCCGAGCCGGGCGCCGGCCCCGAGCGCAAGAGGTACGCGATCACGGAGGCCGGCGTCTCCGACGTCGCCGCCTGGCTCGCCCAGCCGGAGAAGCCCGAGCCCTACCTGCAGAGCACCCTCTACACCAAGGTGGTGCTCGCCCTGCTCACGGGGCACGACGCCGACGACCTGCTCGACACGCAGCGTGCCGAGCACCTGCGCCTGATGCGCGACCTCACGCGCCGTCGCGACTCCGGGGACCTGGCCGACCAGCTCATCTGCGACCACGCCCTGTTCCACCTGGAGGCCGACCTGCGCTGGCTCGAGGTCACCGCGGCGCGCGTGAACCAGCTCGCCGCGCACGTCCGCGCGTAG